DNA sequence from the Anaerolineae bacterium genome:
CCAGGAACTGCCGGGCATAAGCGGACAGCGACTCGACGTACCGGCGCTGGCCCTCGGCGTAGATGGTGTCGAAGGCCAAGGTGGATTTGCCCGAGCCAGAAGGCCCCGTCACTACCACCAGCCTGTCACGCGGTAGAACGACGTCGATGTTCTTGAGGTTGTGCTGCCGAGCCCCGCGTATGACGATGGCCTTTTCGGTCATTCCTATCTCTGGGTTTTGCATATGTGGCATCACAGGCACGGCTGGTAAGACCTGCAACTTGACATTGTATCATCCCCGCGAAGCCTGCGGCAAAGGGCCGACGTCCAGCGTCGCCCACAGCACCGCTGGGCAGGATCGGAGAGGCCCCGCTCCCGAGGCCTAGGCTGCTGGTGGTGGGGCGACGGTGGGCGGGCGTGCCGGGAAAGGTGCGTCCGGAGGTGGCGTAAGCCGCCCCAAGACCCATATAATGAAAGGCCAGTTGATGGGAGCGAGTTGGGAGGCAGGCCGTGACCAGGCAGCAGGCGGTGGCGCTTGTGATCTGCAACGCCGTGGTATCGCTGGTCATTAGCCTCACGGTTGTGTTGGTCTTTGAGCGCTATCGGACGGTCCCCACGCCGGAGGGCGTGGCGTTGGCGCAGGCCGCGGCGGCCACGGAACCGCTCGCGTTCGATGGCACCCCGATAACCGGCCCCACTGCCGAGCCCCTTCCCCAAATCACCTACGTGGTCAAGAGCGGCGACAGCCTCGGTTCAGTGGCATTCCAGTTCGGGGTGACGCTCGACGCTCTCATGCAGGCCAACGGCATCGAGAACGCCAACTACATTGTCGCCGGGCAGTCTCTGGTGATCCCCGTCAGTGGACCGGCGCCGGCAGCCACAGCTACCCACCGACCGCCTCCCACCATGGCGCCGGTAGCCACCCCTGGCAGCGGGGAGGCCCTTGTCGCCATTGAATCCGTCAGTGGTGCTGGCCGGGTGGATGAGGAGTACGTCAGGCTGGTGAACCGGGGAGCTCAGGGCGTGGCCCTAGAGGGCTGGGTGCTTGAGGATGAGGACGGGCACGCCTACACCTTCCCTAACCTGTTCCTGTGGCGGAACGGCACGGTGTCGGTGCATAGCACCTTTGGCAACGACTCGGCTACTGACCTGTACTGGGGGCTGACCGAAGCGGTCTGGAGCAATCCAGAGGAGAGGGTCCGTCTCCTGAACGCGTCAGGCGAGTTGGTGGCGGAAGTGAAAGTGGGAACGGCCGATGCCGGATGATGGCCGGCGGCGCCAGATGAAAGAAGCGGTGCGTCAGATCGTGGTAACTCGGGAGCGCACCCCTCGCGGCCCCCGGTGGGCGGCGGCCTGGCGCCGAGTGCTCCTGCGCTACGTGGGCGAGTTGGAGAGACGCAAGGCGCGCCCGTTGGACGCGGTGCCGCCGGCCCAGAATCATTCGGAGCGCAGGTGACCACCGTGGCGGCCATTGGTGTGCCTACGGGCGTGTGCACCGGAATACGGCCCTTCAACCCCTTCCGGGACTTGCCTCAAGTGACCCGCCTTCTGGCCCAGGTATTCGGGCCGGAGCTATCGGTCGAGTCCAGCTCGACGGCTCGGTTGGTGCGCTGGATGAGGCGCTTCCCCTCGCTGGGGTGGCTATGGATGGGTTTCGATGCCTGGTTCGATGGCAATCTAGGCGGATACGTCTGGGTCTGCGGCGACAAGCTGGTGGGCAACGCCAACATCGCGCCGGTGGGCGTCACTGGGCGCCAGTGGGTTCTGAGCAATGTGGCGGTGGAGGAGGGTTCCCGCGGACGGGGCATAGGACGGCAGCTGGTGGAGGCCAGCCTCAGGTACGCCTGGCAGCGAGGCGCCGACCAGGTGCTACTGCAGGTGTGGCAGTCTAACCGGCCTGCCCTGCGCCTGTATGAGTCCTTTGGGTTCCGGTTGTCGGGCAGGCTCTGGCGGCTGGGGTTGGAACCCGGCCGGCGCCTGAGGCCGCCAGTGGCGCGCAGCGATGAGAGACTGGCCTGGCGACGCGTGCGAGGTGGGGACCTGGAAGCCCTGAAGGGCATGGTGGCAGCCATGCTTCCCCACAAGCTGCGCCTGCTGCGCCCTTCCCCAGTGAGCGCCTTCCAGGAGGGGCTGTGGCAGAGGTTGCGCCGAATCCTGGCCGGTTCGGTCACGGGGACGGTGCCCATGAGGCGGGTGCTCTTGAGGGACGGTCGAGTCGTGGGCGGGCTGGCGCTGACGCCGGTGGAGAAGGAGCGAGCGCGACTGACGGTAGTACTGATGCCGGACCCCTCTGAGGACACTGCGGCGGCGGTGGTGTCGCAGGTCACGACGCTGACGGCGGACCCCACGCTGGATCTTCTGGTGGACCTGCCCGAATCCCTGGACCGGCTGCGAGTCGCCCTGGTGCAAGTCGGGTTCGAGGAGCGGGATGCCCTGTTACAGATGAGCCTGGAGAGGCCGTATCGAGCCGAGTGGGACCTGGCGGTGTGATCAAGATCAGCGTTGACGAGTACGCGGCCAAGTTGACCCGGCCCTTCTTGATGGCGAGCTTGGCCACGGTGGACCACTATCTGATCAGCGCCTATTCGTGTTTCGGCGCCATGGCATGGCACCGTCACCTGGACGAGGATGAACTGTTTCTGGGCTACAGCGGCACAGCCAGCATCGAGACCAGTTGGGGGAGTGCCCAGCTTTCAGTAGGGGAACTGGTTACGGTGCCCAAGGGGCTTCCTCACCGATCCACATCTGGGGTGCCGGCGGTGTTGCTGCTGGTGCAGACGCGCGGCCTCGCCAGTCGGCGTAACGGGCACCAACCGTGCCAGGGCCTGGCGAAAGGCCAACTGCGG
Encoded proteins:
- a CDS encoding LysM peptidoglycan-binding domain-containing protein; this translates as MTRQQAVALVICNAVVSLVISLTVVLVFERYRTVPTPEGVALAQAAAATEPLAFDGTPITGPTAEPLPQITYVVKSGDSLGSVAFQFGVTLDALMQANGIENANYIVAGQSLVIPVSGPAPAATATHRPPPTMAPVATPGSGEALVAIESVSGAGRVDEEYVRLVNRGAQGVALEGWVLEDEDGHAYTFPNLFLWRNGTVSVHSTFGNDSATDLYWGLTEAVWSNPEERVRLLNASGELVAEVKVGTADAG
- a CDS encoding GNAT family N-acetyltransferase, which translates into the protein MTTVAAIGVPTGVCTGIRPFNPFRDLPQVTRLLAQVFGPELSVESSSTARLVRWMRRFPSLGWLWMGFDAWFDGNLGGYVWVCGDKLVGNANIAPVGVTGRQWVLSNVAVEEGSRGRGIGRQLVEASLRYAWQRGADQVLLQVWQSNRPALRLYESFGFRLSGRLWRLGLEPGRRLRPPVARSDERLAWRRVRGGDLEALKGMVAAMLPHKLRLLRPSPVSAFQEGLWQRLRRILAGSVTGTVPMRRVLLRDGRVVGGLALTPVEKERARLTVVLMPDPSEDTAAAVVSQVTTLTADPTLDLLVDLPESLDRLRVALVQVGFEERDALLQMSLERPYRAEWDLAV
- a CDS encoding cupin domain-containing protein; amino-acid sequence: MIKISVDEYAAKLTRPFLMASLATVDHYLISAYSCFGAMAWHRHLDEDELFLGYSGTASIETSWGSAQLSVGELVTVPKGLPHRSTSGVPAVLLLVQTRGLASRRNGHQPCQGLAKGQLRKVSVAQEAARLTDVFQPRRIAVSDSLGVSVQICLGSQEWHAHEGDQLVLCHYGQMTVEGVGQTERITRGELVVLRAGEHHRVVSPEPSTAVTMAQMRD